The following are encoded in a window of Mustela nigripes isolate SB6536 chromosome 1, MUSNIG.SB6536, whole genome shotgun sequence genomic DNA:
- the FAM53A gene encoding protein FAM53A isoform X1: MVTLITEKLQNQSLDDLVHKSYDASPRSAGALSNCGHLFPFESDEDRCPWKVLGGRQPVGSQTVTGTRGPDAGLGAVSTTDLRESTGPPLAPPTKRHCRSLSEPDGLARCRSPWRPGGSKVWTPVSKRRCHSGGSATPQESLGPGPTLPPAPQLPWASSGHTNGCESGPCPPWWRRLSLSQEHLAGLGTALASTSSSRSSTPELGRQLGLLRCRSQPCVLVGRRWRRRREERTRWPRPSLDFLKMTRQAYCGTPWGLAAEGALENVRVCNCHHSPRGTASETLKNSKSLCSLDYEDEEEDDSQGKLAPYDPHGLMGVVTPGSSPWSVHPSPHCTGPGPWASWEPVAAEGEGGSGGDPSDGDSAGEEGAFPPGRGELDLGQIESN, from the exons CGTTCTGCTGGGGCACTAAGCAACTGTGGTCATTTGTTCCCTTTTGAGAGCGATG AagacaggtgcccctggaaggTCTTAGGTGGCAGACAGCCCGTCGGGAGTCAGACGGTCACGGGCACACGGGGCCCCGATGCAGGCCTGGGAGCCGTGAGCACCACAGACCTCAGGGAGAGCACAGGGCCCCCTTTGGCCCCACCAACCAAGCGCCACTGCCGCTCGCTGTCAGAGCCAGATGGGCTGGCCCGCTGCCGCTCCCCCTGGCGCCCTGGAGGCTCCAAGGTCTGGACGCCGGTGTCCAAGAGGCGGTGCCACAGCGGCGGGAGCGCCACCCCGCAGGAAAGCCTGGGGCCTGGCCCCACCTTGCCCCCCGCACCCCAGCTGCCCTGGGCCAGCAGCGGCCACACAAACGGCTGTGAGAGCGGCCCGTGCCCCCCCTGGTGGCGCCGCCTGTCCCTGTCCCAGGAGCACCTGGCGGGACTGGGCACAGCCCTGGCGTCCACCAGCAGCAGCCGCTCTTCCACACCCGAGCTGGGTCGGCAGCTGGGCCTGCTCCGGTGTCGCTCACAGCCATGTGTGCTTGTCGGGAGGAGATGGCGGCGCCGGCGAGAGGAGCGCACTCGCTGGCCGCGCCCGTCCTTGGACTTTCTGAAAATGACCCGG CAGGCTTACTGCGGCACTCCCTGGGGGCTCGCAGCAGAAGGGGCGCTGGAGAATGTGCGGGTCTGCAACTGTCACCACTCTCCACGAGGCACAGCCAGCGAG actttaaaaaattcaaaaagcctTTGCTCCCTTGATTATGAAGATGAAGAGGAGGATGACAGCCAGGGGAAGCTGGCCCCGTATGACCCACATGGCCTCATGGGTGTCGTCACGCCTGGCTCCAGCCCATGGAGCGTgcaccccagcccccactgcACTGGCCCTGGCCCTTGGGCCTCTTGGGAGCCCGTGGCCGCTGAGGGTGAGGGCGGCAGCGGCGGGGACCCCAGTGATGGGGATAGCGCGGGGGAGGAGGGCGCCTTTCCTCCTGGCCGCGGTGAGCTGGACCTGGGGCAGATTGAGAGCAACTGA
- the FAM53A gene encoding protein FAM53A isoform X2 → MVTLITEKLQNQSLDDLVHKSYDASPRSAGALSNCGHLFPFESDEDRCPWKVLGGRQPVGSQTVTGTRGPDAGLGAVSTTDLRESTGPPLAPPTKRHCRSLSEPDGLARCRSPWRPGGSKVWTPVSKRRCHSGGSATPQESLGPGPTLPPAPQLPWASSGHTNGCESGPCPPWWRRLSLSQEHLAGLGTALASTSSSRSSTPELGRQLGLLRCRSQPCVLVGRRWRRRREERTRWPRPSLDFLKMTRAYCGTPWGLAAEGALENVRVCNCHHSPRGTASETLKNSKSLCSLDYEDEEEDDSQGKLAPYDPHGLMGVVTPGSSPWSVHPSPHCTGPGPWASWEPVAAEGEGGSGGDPSDGDSAGEEGAFPPGRGELDLGQIESN, encoded by the exons CGTTCTGCTGGGGCACTAAGCAACTGTGGTCATTTGTTCCCTTTTGAGAGCGATG AagacaggtgcccctggaaggTCTTAGGTGGCAGACAGCCCGTCGGGAGTCAGACGGTCACGGGCACACGGGGCCCCGATGCAGGCCTGGGAGCCGTGAGCACCACAGACCTCAGGGAGAGCACAGGGCCCCCTTTGGCCCCACCAACCAAGCGCCACTGCCGCTCGCTGTCAGAGCCAGATGGGCTGGCCCGCTGCCGCTCCCCCTGGCGCCCTGGAGGCTCCAAGGTCTGGACGCCGGTGTCCAAGAGGCGGTGCCACAGCGGCGGGAGCGCCACCCCGCAGGAAAGCCTGGGGCCTGGCCCCACCTTGCCCCCCGCACCCCAGCTGCCCTGGGCCAGCAGCGGCCACACAAACGGCTGTGAGAGCGGCCCGTGCCCCCCCTGGTGGCGCCGCCTGTCCCTGTCCCAGGAGCACCTGGCGGGACTGGGCACAGCCCTGGCGTCCACCAGCAGCAGCCGCTCTTCCACACCCGAGCTGGGTCGGCAGCTGGGCCTGCTCCGGTGTCGCTCACAGCCATGTGTGCTTGTCGGGAGGAGATGGCGGCGCCGGCGAGAGGAGCGCACTCGCTGGCCGCGCCCGTCCTTGGACTTTCTGAAAATGACCCGG GCTTACTGCGGCACTCCCTGGGGGCTCGCAGCAGAAGGGGCGCTGGAGAATGTGCGGGTCTGCAACTGTCACCACTCTCCACGAGGCACAGCCAGCGAG actttaaaaaattcaaaaagcctTTGCTCCCTTGATTATGAAGATGAAGAGGAGGATGACAGCCAGGGGAAGCTGGCCCCGTATGACCCACATGGCCTCATGGGTGTCGTCACGCCTGGCTCCAGCCCATGGAGCGTgcaccccagcccccactgcACTGGCCCTGGCCCTTGGGCCTCTTGGGAGCCCGTGGCCGCTGAGGGTGAGGGCGGCAGCGGCGGGGACCCCAGTGATGGGGATAGCGCGGGGGAGGAGGGCGCCTTTCCTCCTGGCCGCGGTGAGCTGGACCTGGGGCAGATTGAGAGCAACTGA
- the FAM53A gene encoding protein FAM53A isoform X3 gives MVTLITEKLQNQSLDDLVHKSYDASPRSAGALSNCGHLFPFESDEDRCPWKVLGGRQPVGSQTVTGTRGPDAGLGAVSTTDLRESTGPPLAPPTKRHCRSLSEPDGLARCRSPWRPGGSKVWTPVSKRRCHSGGSATPQESLGPGPTLPPAPQLPWASSGHTNGCESGPCPPWWRRLSLSQEHLAGLGTALASTSSSRSSTPELGRQLGLLRCRSQPCVLVGRRWRRRREERTRWPRPSLDFLKMTRTLKNSKSLCSLDYEDEEEDDSQGKLAPYDPHGLMGVVTPGSSPWSVHPSPHCTGPGPWASWEPVAAEGEGGSGGDPSDGDSAGEEGAFPPGRGELDLGQIESN, from the exons CGTTCTGCTGGGGCACTAAGCAACTGTGGTCATTTGTTCCCTTTTGAGAGCGATG AagacaggtgcccctggaaggTCTTAGGTGGCAGACAGCCCGTCGGGAGTCAGACGGTCACGGGCACACGGGGCCCCGATGCAGGCCTGGGAGCCGTGAGCACCACAGACCTCAGGGAGAGCACAGGGCCCCCTTTGGCCCCACCAACCAAGCGCCACTGCCGCTCGCTGTCAGAGCCAGATGGGCTGGCCCGCTGCCGCTCCCCCTGGCGCCCTGGAGGCTCCAAGGTCTGGACGCCGGTGTCCAAGAGGCGGTGCCACAGCGGCGGGAGCGCCACCCCGCAGGAAAGCCTGGGGCCTGGCCCCACCTTGCCCCCCGCACCCCAGCTGCCCTGGGCCAGCAGCGGCCACACAAACGGCTGTGAGAGCGGCCCGTGCCCCCCCTGGTGGCGCCGCCTGTCCCTGTCCCAGGAGCACCTGGCGGGACTGGGCACAGCCCTGGCGTCCACCAGCAGCAGCCGCTCTTCCACACCCGAGCTGGGTCGGCAGCTGGGCCTGCTCCGGTGTCGCTCACAGCCATGTGTGCTTGTCGGGAGGAGATGGCGGCGCCGGCGAGAGGAGCGCACTCGCTGGCCGCGCCCGTCCTTGGACTTTCTGAAAATGACCCGG actttaaaaaattcaaaaagcctTTGCTCCCTTGATTATGAAGATGAAGAGGAGGATGACAGCCAGGGGAAGCTGGCCCCGTATGACCCACATGGCCTCATGGGTGTCGTCACGCCTGGCTCCAGCCCATGGAGCGTgcaccccagcccccactgcACTGGCCCTGGCCCTTGGGCCTCTTGGGAGCCCGTGGCCGCTGAGGGTGAGGGCGGCAGCGGCGGGGACCCCAGTGATGGGGATAGCGCGGGGGAGGAGGGCGCCTTTCCTCCTGGCCGCGGTGAGCTGGACCTGGGGCAGATTGAGAGCAACTGA
- the FAM53A gene encoding protein FAM53A isoform X4: MVTLITEKLQNQSLDDLVHKSYDASPRSAGALSNCGHLFPFESDEDRCPWKVLGGRQPVGSQTVTGTRGPDAGLGAVSTTDLRESTGPPLAPPTKRHCRSLSEPDGLARCRSPWRPGGSKVWTPVSKRRCHSGGSATPQESLGPGPTLPPAPQLPWASSGHTNGCESGPCPPWWRRLSLSQEHLAGLGTALASTSSSRSSTPELGRQLGLLRCRSQPCVLVGRRWRRRREERTRWPRPSLDFLKMTRQAYCGTPWGLAAEGALENVRVCNCHHSPRGTASEVCRRIL, translated from the exons CGTTCTGCTGGGGCACTAAGCAACTGTGGTCATTTGTTCCCTTTTGAGAGCGATG AagacaggtgcccctggaaggTCTTAGGTGGCAGACAGCCCGTCGGGAGTCAGACGGTCACGGGCACACGGGGCCCCGATGCAGGCCTGGGAGCCGTGAGCACCACAGACCTCAGGGAGAGCACAGGGCCCCCTTTGGCCCCACCAACCAAGCGCCACTGCCGCTCGCTGTCAGAGCCAGATGGGCTGGCCCGCTGCCGCTCCCCCTGGCGCCCTGGAGGCTCCAAGGTCTGGACGCCGGTGTCCAAGAGGCGGTGCCACAGCGGCGGGAGCGCCACCCCGCAGGAAAGCCTGGGGCCTGGCCCCACCTTGCCCCCCGCACCCCAGCTGCCCTGGGCCAGCAGCGGCCACACAAACGGCTGTGAGAGCGGCCCGTGCCCCCCCTGGTGGCGCCGCCTGTCCCTGTCCCAGGAGCACCTGGCGGGACTGGGCACAGCCCTGGCGTCCACCAGCAGCAGCCGCTCTTCCACACCCGAGCTGGGTCGGCAGCTGGGCCTGCTCCGGTGTCGCTCACAGCCATGTGTGCTTGTCGGGAGGAGATGGCGGCGCCGGCGAGAGGAGCGCACTCGCTGGCCGCGCCCGTCCTTGGACTTTCTGAAAATGACCCGG CAGGCTTACTGCGGCACTCCCTGGGGGCTCGCAGCAGAAGGGGCGCTGGAGAATGTGCGGGTCTGCAACTGTCACCACTCTCCACGAGGCACAGCCAGCGAGGTGTGTCGGCGCAT actttaa